A window of the Phaseolus vulgaris cultivar G19833 chromosome 5, P. vulgaris v2.0, whole genome shotgun sequence genome harbors these coding sequences:
- the LOC137834503 gene encoding transcription factor MYB13-like translates to MVKCTFSEKSRLRKGTWTPEEDKKLSAYVTRYGHWNWNLLPKFAGLERCGKSCRLRWLNYLRPNIKRGNYTKEEDETIIKLLQSLGNRWSVIAAQLPGRTDNEIKNYWHTNLKKRFQPLKPQLSHSKDESPADEQVPTSQSTDSCTTATSPSQLSITTDTKENKFDNISEDDDFSFVDAYQLQPVIESIWLEPYMVDISCIASAFLPEPDYFSPASDIELVSDIELWDHSNE, encoded by the exons ATGGTGAAATGCACCTTTTCTGAAAAAAGTAGGCTTAGGAAAGGAACATGGACACCAGAGGAAGACAAAAAATTGAGTGCCTATGTTACCAGATATGGTCACTGGAATTGGAACCTACTCCCCAAGTTTGCAG GTCTTGAGAGGTGTGGAAAAAGTTGCAGGCTAAGGTGGCTGAATTACTTGAGGCCAAATATCAAAAGAGGAAACTACACTAAAGAAGAAGATGAGACTATTATCAAACTTCTCCAAAGTCTCGGTAACAG ATGGTCTGTGATTGCTGCTCAGCTGCCAGGAAGAACAGACAATGAAATAAAGAATTAttggcacaccaatctcaagaaACGATTTCAACCTCTCAAACCTCAACTTTCCCACTCAAAGGATGAATCACCTGCTGATGAACAAGTACCAACTTCTCAATCCACCGATTCATGCACAACAGCTACATCCCCGTCCCAACTCTCCATAACTACTGATACCAAAGAAAACAAGTTTGATAACATTTCTGAGGATGATGATTTTTCTTTTGTGGATGCTTACCAACTACAGCCTGTGATCGAAAGCATCTGGTTGGAACCATACATGGTTGACATATCTTGCATTGCTTCTGCTTTCTTGCCTGAACCCGATTACTTCAGCCCTGCTTCTGACATAGAACTTGTTTCTGATATTGAACTTTGGGATCACAGTAATGAATAG